Proteins found in one Physeter macrocephalus isolate SW-GA chromosome 17, ASM283717v5, whole genome shotgun sequence genomic segment:
- the LOC102983436 gene encoding zinc finger protein OZF-like, whose product MSVLNVEYLLDENFTSLYTGEFTQEKGLMIAVSVGTLLPIAWCSSYTSDSILILHRRVHTGKRPYEYSECWKSFSHQSYLTQHWKVHSGKRPYECSECGKSFMSHRGLHYHQRVHTGSRLYECSECGKSFTSRPGFHYHHRVHSGSRPYECSECGKSFTSHSGLRYHQRFHTGERPYECKNSHRRKAYVCSECGKSFIQRCHFLIHQRVHTGERPYVCSECGKSFFSSCNLIKHERIHTGERPYVCSVCGKSFIQKCYLLIHQRVHTGERPYECNECGKSFTTRRNLRYHQGVHTGESPYECSECGKSFRRESSLIEHCRVHTGEKPYKCSECGKAFSSRYGFRYHQRVHTGLRPYECSECGKSFICSSILHEHQRIHTNQSPYECTECGKSFRANSYLIEHCRIHTGEEPYKCSECEKSFSSRSGLCYHQRVHTGSRPYEGSECEKSFPQSSALLQHPS is encoded by the exons ATGAGTGTACTCAATGTGGAATATCTTTTAGACGAAAATTTTACCTCATTGTACACTGGAGagttcacacaggagaaaggccttatgattGCAGTGAGTGTGGGAACTCTTTTACCAATAGCTTGGTGCTCGTCCTACACCAGTGA CTCGATACTCATTCTCCACCGGAGAGTTCACACAGGAAAAAGACCTTATGAGTACAGTGAGTGTTGGAAATCCTTTAGTCATCAGTCTTACCTCACTCAACACTGGAAAGTTCATAGTGGAAAAAGGCCTTAcgaatgcagtgaatgtgggaaatcttttatGTCTCACCGTGGCCTCCATtatcatcagagagttcacactggaTCAAGGCTTTATGAatgtagtgaatgtgggaaatcttttacgTCTCGCCCCGGCTTCCATTATCATCACAGAGTTCACAGTGGATCCAGGCCTTATGAATGTAGTGAATGCGGGAAGTCTTTTACCTCTCATTCTGGCCTTCGTTATCATCAGAGAtttcacacaggagaaaggccttatgagtgca AgaattcacacaggagaaaggcttatgtgtgcagtgaatgtgggaaatcctttatCCAAAGATGTCACTTTCTTATACATCAAAGAGTTCACACAGGAGAAAGACCTTAtgtgtgcagtgaatgtgggaaatcttttttctctagttgcaacctCATTAAACATGAGAgaattcacacaggagaaaggccttACGTGTGCAGTGTATGTGGGAAATCCTTCATCCAAAAATGTTACCTTCTTATACACCAGAGagttcacacaggagaaaggccttatgagtgtaATGAGTGTGGGAAATCTTTTACCACTAGGAGGAACCTTCGTTATCATCAGggagttcacactggagaaagcccttatgagtgcagtgaatgtgggaaatcctttagGAGAGAGTCTTCTCTCATTGAACACTGtagagttcacactggagaaaagccttataaatgcagtgaatgtgggaaagcttttTCATCTAGGTATGGTTTCCGTtatcatcagagagttcacacagGATTGAGGCCATATGAGtgtagtgaatgtgggaaatcttttatcTGTAGTTCCATTCTCCAtgaacatcagagaattcacactaaCCAAAGTCCTTATGAATGCACTGAATGTGGGAAGTCCTTTAGAGCAAATTCTTATCTCATTGAACACTgtagaattcatactggagaagAGCCTTATAAATGCAGTGAATGTGAGAAATCTTTTTCGTCTAGGTCCGGCCTCTGTtatcatcagagagttcacacagGATCGAGGCCATATGAGGGTAGTGAATGTGAGAAATCTTTTCCCCAGAGCTCTGCACTCCTTCAACATCCATCTTGA